In the genome of Bacteroides mediterraneensis, the window CGCCGGGTACGGAAGTGAGGAGAACTACCTGTACGCCTTCAGGCACGGCATCGAAACCTTCATAAAGTACAACTATTTCCACAAGGAACAGAAAAGGAGCTTCAGGAATGACCCGTTCCTGTCTGCCAACTTCTATTATAATGAAGAAACCGACGGCATGTACTGTCCGATGGGACAGAGGATGGAAAGACTCTCCGATGTAAAGCGGACGACAGACAACGGTTTTGTACAGACCATCTCAAGGTACAGGGCACGGAACTGCAAGGGCTGCCCGTTAAGATGCCGGTGTCACAGAAGCCGGTCGGAAAGGATTGTGCAAGTGAATCATCGGCTGAGAAAAATCAAGGAAAGGGAACGTGAGAAACTCCTCTCTGCGGAAGATCTTAAATACCGGAGCCAGCGGCCACAGGATGTGGAAGCCGTATTTGGAAACCTCAAGAACAACAAGCACTTCAAGAGGTTCCATCTCCGTGGGCTGAAAAAGGTGGAAATTGAGTTTGGCCTGCTGGCCATAGCGCATAATCTTGCAAAAGTAGCCTCTTAGTAGGCTTCTGACGAGGGAAAAACGGTGTAAAACGTGAAATCTGTAGAAGGAAACTTGTAAATTCCTTTTTTGAGGAAAATCCAAACGACTTCAATCTGATATGAAACGACAGAGGCCATCTCAAATTATATTTCATTTTGAGACGGCCTCTTTTTTTATTTGATAGTGTATATAAAATCTTTTCTATATAATATTTTTTCTATATAAATATTCTTCCATATAATAGAATTCCCTATCTTTGCGATAAGTTCTCCTTTAACTAAATAAGATTCATTATGTGTATATCGAATAGAATTGGTCCTCCTGTTGAAGGGGCAGATTTTTTTGGAAGGAAAAGAGAAATTCGTCTCGCCAACAGATTGCTTGAGAGTCATCATTCTTTGTTGTTGTCTGCTCCACGTCGTATTGGAAAATCCTCTTTCGCCAAAAAACTTATAGAAGAGAAGAGACAACAAGGTTGGAAATGTATTTATATTGACCTTGAGGAAACAACAACTGAAGAGGGCTTTTTACGTTTAGTGATAGGTGCTTTTACTAAAAATGGTATTTGGAAACATGCGGTAACTGGGATGTCACAGAGGTTGACTTCTGTTCTTGAAAGAATAGAAAAAGTGTCGGTAGGTCCTGTGGGTTTTAATCTCGGAAAGAAAGAAGAACAAGAGGATTTATATAAAAGTTTGAAGGAGTTGATCAGGCATGATGAGGATACATTTATTGTGATAGATGAGTTGACGCTTTTTCTGAATATTTTACATAAGGAAGATGCTGGAACGGATAAGGTGACTTTTATCCTCAATTGGTTACGGAGTTTGCGGCAGGTTAGTCAAACTAAAGTGCGTTGGCTGTTTTGTGGTTCTGTAGGATTGAGAAATTTTGCATCAGTCATGCACTTAGGATATACGATTAATGATTTGACCGAATTTGATCTTGATGAGTTGACCCATGAAGAAGCAGCTGGCTTACTTAGGGAATTGGGTAAGTCTGAAGGTTTTGAGATAGAAAATGACCTGGTGGAGTATATACTGCAGAAATTACATTGGAATATTCCATATTTTATTCAGATTATATTTTCTAAATTGGTGGAAGAATATGAAGGGGAAATGACTCGAGAAAGTGTTGACATCGCGTATTGGAAATTATGTTCAGAGAACTATCTGAGTACATGGGCTGAACGTCTGGTTGAATATGGAGAATATGAACTTCCTGCCCGGCAGCTTTTGAAGTTGCTTTCTGCTCAGCCGGCCGGGCTGGAGCGGAGTGTAATGCTTGATAAACTGATGACAGGGCATGATGCGGCTAAAATTGAATCGGTTGATTACACATTGAGTAAGGTACTCACGATGCTGGAGAATGATGGATATATTATGAAGAATGATGCCAGAAGGACTTTCCGTTCTCCTTTGTTGCGTGATTATTGGTTTAATAAATTTGTTCAGTAATGTTTTGCGTATGAATACAACTGCTACTATATTGCACCAGACGTCTTTATGGGATGGAAAAGCGATGAATGATGATTCAGTTCTCATTAATGAGGATATTTTTATATCTGTACTTAATCTTCTGGCAAAAGAAAAGATTAATGGAATTGCTCAGCCCTGTTTGATAATAGGGGAGAGCGGTAGTGGAAAGACTTATTTGCTGCATCGGTTGTATCAGAGTTTGCAGACAGATAATGACAGACTATTTAGACCTGTCTTCATTGAAGGAAGAACCTTGTTTTCCACAGATGATATCTGGAAACAGTGTGCGTCGTTTTTGTCTGTTAATCCTTCCACCGTTCCTTATGACGATATATGTCGGTGGCAAGAAGAACATGCTTGCAGAATTGTTTTGTTCATTGATAATATTCAATATTATTTTGAAAGGACGAAGAATCATGATCATTTTAATTTGAGAGGAAAACTGAATCGTTCAGGAGCTCCTGTATTGGTCGCTACTTCAGATAGGGTGTTGCCCGCATTTACTGATTATGATGCCGCCTTTTTTGAGGGATTTAAGATTTCCTATATAAAACCTCTTATCTTATCCGAGTTTGCCCGATTTATTGATTCTCAATTGAAAATGAGCCGTTTGGAAAAACTTATGGCTTATTTGCCCAAGACTCCTCGTTCTTTATATCTCGCCACGGATATTTTGAGAAATTCTTCTGGTGAGGAGATGGATTTGATTTTATTACAAGATTATTTTTCGCAATATTACCAGATAAGGTATGATGGATATTTGACGCAAGTCCAGCGAATTCTTTCGGTGCTGGTCAGAACGGAAAATGGGGCTAGTTTGCAAGAGATTCGTAATCGGACAGGACAGGAGGGGGGGAAACTGTCACCGTATCTTAAGATGATGACAGATCAGAAAGTAATAGAAAAAACATCAAAAAACCAACGGGGAGGGACATACACAATTGTAGATCCCTTGTTTAAGTTGTGGTTGCAAACTAACGCGTCTTAATTCCGTTGATTGGGCTTGTCTTTCTTTAGAACTAACTCTGTTTCCGTTTTAAATATTCCGTAGGCGCCATGCCATATTCATCTTTGAAACATTGACGGAAGTAGGCCACACTGCTGAATCCGGTCAGGTCGGATACCTCAGCCAGTGAGTATTGGCCACTGTTGATGAGTTCCATACCCTTTTTCATCTTTATTTTCCGGACAAACTCATTGACCGACATCTCCGTCAGGCCCTTGATTTTCCGGTAAAGAGTAGAGTGGCTCATGCACATTTTGTCGGCGATAAAGGCCACGTCCATTTTTTCCATGCTCAGGTTTTCTTCGATGATGGTTGTTACCTTGTTTAGGAATTCCAGGTCCAGCCTGTTCAAGTTTTTCCGTTCATTCTCAATGTGTTTCTGCTCGCTCTCTGTTTCCGGTATCGAGGTAATGACTCCCGCAATCTTGCGTCGGTTCTCCAGAATGTTGTTGATACGGCTGTTCAGCAAGCGGGCACTGAACGGTTTAGTGATGAATGAGTCGGCTCCTGCGGCATACCCTTCTTCTTTGTCTTGCAGCGTATCTTTTGCGGTGAGCAGGATGACCGGAATATGGCTGGTACGCATATCCTCCTTGATATGTCTGCACAGTTCTATACCGTCCATTACAGGCATCATGATGTCACTGATTACGATGTTCGGTATCTGATTCTGGGCTATTTCCCAGCCTTCCTTTCCGTCGGCAGCAGTCACTACCTCATACATTTCTTCAAAAGAGCTGCGTATGTATTCCCGGATATCCCGGTTGTCTTCTACCACCAGAATAATCGGTTTCCCTTCTTCCGATTCGGCTGTCGGCACATTAGCCGATTCCTCTTCCTTATGCTTGCCTGTTTCTTGTATGACCAGATGTTCTGCATTGGGATAGGTGTTTTCCGTCAGCAGTTTCAGGGTAAAGCGGCTTCCTTTTTCCACTTCACTTTCCACTTCGATGGTAGCCTGATGCAAATCGGCCAATGACTTGACCAGTGCCAGGCCGATTCCCGAACCGGAAGCCTGGTATTTGCCTTGTCCCTGGTAATAGCGCTCGAAGATGTGGTTGAGCGATTCCTTGGAGATTCCATGCCCGGTATCTTCCACACTGATAGTGGTGTATTTCACTCCGTTTTCTTCACATTTTCCTACTTCAAGCGTGATGACTCCTTGGGGAGTATATTTTAGTGCGTTCGACATCAGGTTATCAATGATGATGGTAATGATTTCCCGGTCATAGTAGAGTTTACCTTCTGCTCCGTCTGTTTTGATTTGAATGTCCACGTTCGGATTCTGGTTGAGCTCTTTGTATTTGATACCGATTTCCTGTACGAGTACAGCCAGGTGATTATAGGCCACTTTCAGCTTTCTGTTTTCTGTTTCCGTTTTTCTGAATTCCAGAATCTGGTTGATTAGGTTCAGCAGTCGGTTGGCACTGTCGCGCACA includes:
- a CDS encoding AAA family ATPase — protein: MCISNRIGPPVEGADFFGRKREIRLANRLLESHHSLLLSAPRRIGKSSFAKKLIEEKRQQGWKCIYIDLEETTTEEGFLRLVIGAFTKNGIWKHAVTGMSQRLTSVLERIEKVSVGPVGFNLGKKEEQEDLYKSLKELIRHDEDTFIVIDELTLFLNILHKEDAGTDKVTFILNWLRSLRQVSQTKVRWLFCGSVGLRNFASVMHLGYTINDLTEFDLDELTHEEAAGLLRELGKSEGFEIENDLVEYILQKLHWNIPYFIQIIFSKLVEEYEGEMTRESVDIAYWKLCSENYLSTWAERLVEYGEYELPARQLLKLLSAQPAGLERSVMLDKLMTGHDAAKIESVDYTLSKVLTMLENDGYIMKNDARRTFRSPLLRDYWFNKFVQ
- a CDS encoding ATP-binding protein → MNTTATILHQTSLWDGKAMNDDSVLINEDIFISVLNLLAKEKINGIAQPCLIIGESGSGKTYLLHRLYQSLQTDNDRLFRPVFIEGRTLFSTDDIWKQCASFLSVNPSTVPYDDICRWQEEHACRIVLFIDNIQYYFERTKNHDHFNLRGKLNRSGAPVLVATSDRVLPAFTDYDAAFFEGFKISYIKPLILSEFARFIDSQLKMSRLEKLMAYLPKTPRSLYLATDILRNSSGEEMDLILLQDYFSQYYQIRYDGYLTQVQRILSVLVRTENGASLQEIRNRTGQEGGKLSPYLKMMTDQKVIEKTSKNQRGGTYTIVDPLFKLWLQTNAS